The window GATTGGCGCGGGATGCCGGCGGATGCCGGCAGATGCCGGCGTGGCTACCCACCGTGGCGCGTCAAACGCGCTCGGGTAGCCTCTCGATTGTCGCGCGATCGGGCATGGCGGCGCTCGGTCGCGCCGGATCCCGGCGTGGCTACCCCCGTGGCGCGTCAAACGCGCTCGGGTGGCCTCTCGATTGTCGCGCGATCGGGCATGGCGCCCTGTTGCGCGACACACGCGTCCTGTCGGTCCCGGCGTTTGTCGCGGCATCGGGCGTGGCGCCATGTCAGACGCCAGCCGCGTCGCCGGGTTGCACCCGTTGTCGCGCCATCGGGCATGACGGCGCTCGGTCGTGCCGGATCCCGGCGTGGCTACCCCCGTGGCGCGTCAAACGCGCTCGGGTGGCCTTTCGATTGTCGCGGCACCAGGCATGGCGCCCTGTAGCGCGACACACGCGTCCTGTCGGTCCCGGCGTTTGTCGCGGCATCGGGCGTGGCGCCCTGTCAGACGCCAGCCGCGTCGCCGGGTTGCCCCGGTTGTCGCGCCATCGGGCATGGCGGCATCCGCATCCCTCACCCCAGCGAGGGCCGCTTCTCCTGAAACCCATGGCATCCGGCGTTCAGCCCATGCCCCGGCCGAGCGCGAGCGCCACCTTTGCGAGCGTCGCCTCCCGCGCACGGGTCAGGTCCTGCCAGGTGAACCGCAACACGCGGATGCCCGCGGCAGCGAGAGACGTGTCGCGACGACGGTCGCGGAGCTGGGCGTCGCGTGTGGTGTGATAGGCGAGCCCATCGATCTCCACTGCCACGCCGTGACGCGCCCAGCAGAAGTCCACCTCATAGCCGTGCACCAGGAGATTCACGTCCGGCGCAGGAAGCTGCGCCGCGCGAACGAGGTGGAGAAATCGCTCTTCCGCCTCCGATCGTGTGAAGGAGGGAGCGGTGTCCGCGTCCAGGAGCGCGCGCAGACGCCTCGTGCCGGGACGGCCGGGGTACCGGGCGAGGTGCTCGATGAGCCCCTCCGTGGTGACACCGTGGTGGCGGAAGGCACGCGCCACCGCCTGCTCGAGCGCCCGGTCCGCCAGTGTTGCGGCGAGGTCGAGAAGCGTCCGCGACGGAGACGTGACCGGCACGCCGTC of the Longimicrobiales bacterium genome contains:
- a CDS encoding DUF559 domain-containing protein gives rise to the protein MSRIDIDALVLRTARTQDGVVARWQLHAAGMPMPLLDDRVKRRRLRRIARGVYVVPGLEGPRARVLVPVLGAGPDAVASHETAGHLQQLVGHPGMSAHVSTSRGNPRRREGVVYHRVRLAGDERAVCDGVPVTSPSRTLLDLAATLADRALEQAVARAFRHHGVTTEGLIEHLARYPGRPGTRRLRALLDADTAPSFTRSEAEERFLHLVRAAQLPAPDVNLLVHGYEVDFCWARHGVAVEIDGLAYHTTRDAQLRDRRRDTSLAAAGIRVLRFTWQDLTRAREATLAKVALALGRGMG